One genomic window of Manihot esculenta cultivar AM560-2 chromosome 16, M.esculenta_v8, whole genome shotgun sequence includes the following:
- the LOC122722147 gene encoding non-classical arabinogalactan protein 31-like — translation MGFTVDKALVLLQLSLLCFNVYGDKEYLHLISPAVSPTHHHHHHAHPPALAPTHHHPHHHHLVHSPTHAPVYSPLHSPAHAPVHPPMPHSHPPVQPPMHSPPKTQQPPVKPPTLPPKHPQPPVKTPTLPPKHPQPPVAQPPKHPQPPAPSPSYHFPRSLVAVQGVVYCKSCKYSGVDTLLGASPLSGATVKLQCNNTKHPQEAKATTDKNGYFFLEAPKKITNYGAHKCKVSLVSAPNTACGKATDLNGGVSGGALRPEKKYVSHQLPFVLYTVGPFAFEPKCPR, via the exons ATGGGCTTCACTGTAGATAAAGCTCTTGTACTGCTGCAGCTTTCACTGCTATGTTTCAATGTGTATGGCGACAAAGAGTACCTTCATTTGATCTCCCCAGCTGTGTCACCGacacaccaccaccaccaccatgcCCATCCACCAGCTCTTGCACCGACTCACCATcacccccaccaccaccacctcgtTCACTCACCCACTCATGCCCCAGTTTACTCTCCTCTGCACTCTCCAGCCCATGCACCAGTCCACCCtccaatgccacactcacatcCTCCTGTTCAACCTCCCATGCACTCTCCACCAAAAACCCAACAACCACCTGTTAAACCACCCACTCTGCCGCCGAAACACCCACAACCACCTGTTAAAACACCTACTCTGCCGCCGAAACACCCACAACCACCTGTCGCTCAGCCACCAAAACACCCACAACCACCGGCTCCGTCGCCAAGCTATCACTTCCCAAGGAGCTTAGTGGCGGTGCAAGGCGTTGTATATTGTAAGTCATGCAAGTATTCTGGGGTGGATACCCTCTTGGGAGCTTCACCACTTTCTG GTGCAACAGTAAAGTTACAGTGCAATAATACCAAGCACCCACAAGAAGCCAAGGCCACAACGGACAAGAACGGCTACTTCTTCCTCGAAGCACCCAAGAAAATCACCAACTACGGGGCCCACAAATGCAAAGTGTCATTGGTCTCAGCACCAAACACCGCATGCGGCAAAGCAACTGATCTCAACGGTGGAGTGAGTGGCGGAGCGTTGAGGCCGGAGAAGAAATACGTTTCACATCAGCTTCCATTTGTTCTGTATACAGTTGGTCCTTTTGCATTCGAGCCCAAGTGCCCCCGTTGA